A genomic segment from Pseudomonas sessilinigenes encodes:
- a CDS encoding acyl-CoA thioesterase, with translation MRFHDLLEAVRNQPQALVIPAQWAQGRASFGGLVVALQYEAMRAKVPADRPVRSLAVTFVGPVAPEVPVSFEVDVLREGKAVSQVLGRVMQEGQVVTLVQGSFGASRESVVSVGALPAPEMKHWDDCQELPYIPGVTPEFMRHLAMRWSIGGMPFTGNRSRDMGGWVRLRGDLKEEPVTEAHILALVDAWPPALLPHLSKPAAGSTLTWTIEFVQPLLELSTLDWCKYRVDIEHARDGYGHAAAALWSAQGQLIALSRQTVTIFA, from the coding sequence ATGCGTTTCCACGATTTGCTCGAAGCTGTCCGCAACCAGCCACAGGCGCTGGTCATTCCGGCGCAATGGGCCCAAGGGCGTGCCAGCTTCGGTGGCCTGGTGGTCGCCTTGCAGTATGAAGCGATGCGGGCCAAGGTCCCGGCGGATCGCCCCGTGCGCTCCCTGGCGGTGACGTTCGTCGGTCCGGTGGCTCCCGAAGTGCCGGTGAGTTTCGAAGTGGATGTGCTGCGTGAGGGCAAGGCGGTCAGCCAGGTCCTGGGGCGGGTGATGCAGGAAGGCCAGGTCGTGACCCTGGTGCAAGGCAGCTTCGGCGCATCACGTGAGTCGGTGGTGAGTGTCGGGGCCTTGCCGGCGCCCGAAATGAAGCACTGGGACGATTGCCAGGAACTGCCCTATATCCCGGGCGTGACCCCGGAGTTCATGCGTCATCTGGCGATGCGCTGGAGTATCGGCGGCATGCCTTTCACCGGCAATCGCTCCCGGGACATGGGAGGGTGGGTGCGCCTGCGCGGTGACCTGAAGGAGGAGCCGGTGACCGAGGCGCACATCCTGGCGTTGGTGGATGCCTGGCCACCCGCCCTGTTGCCGCACCTGAGCAAACCCGCGGCCGGCAGCACCCTGACCTGGACGATCGAGTTCGTCCAGCCGTTGCTGGAGCTCAGTACGCTGGACTGGTGCAAGTATCGGGTAGACATCGAGCATGCTCGCGATGGCTATGGTCACGCTGCTGCGGCGTTGTGGAGCGCCCAGGGCCAGTTGATCGCCTTGAGCCGGCAGACGGTGACCATTTTCGCCTGA
- a CDS encoding CHAD domain-containing protein has protein sequence MSALIDRLVAQILSLDVNLLACQARLAAATDGEALHDLRVGVRRLRSLLRPLRGLPGVEQLEDAASEVGRVTTPIRDREVLAAYLHQHGQHAPADRRTAQLQGEYAAVASGPELAQLLMVLDAFPRFLRAAQHQGLLGGLRQCIEKRLARQWRILGDALQDPAHDRHRLRLLIKRVRYGADAYPDLARLPAKAVKRLKEAQAVLGDWHDCWQWLAQAEHELDLLPCMAVWRRTMLKAEARSDQVLDKLCADCFQG, from the coding sequence ATGTCTGCCTTGATCGATCGATTGGTGGCTCAGATCCTGAGCCTGGATGTGAACTTGCTGGCGTGCCAGGCTCGCTTGGCCGCCGCCACGGATGGCGAGGCCCTGCATGACCTGCGTGTCGGCGTACGGCGCTTGCGCAGCCTGTTGCGACCTTTGCGTGGTTTGCCGGGTGTCGAGCAGTTGGAGGACGCGGCCAGTGAAGTCGGACGCGTGACCACGCCGATCCGTGATCGCGAGGTGCTGGCGGCTTATCTGCATCAGCATGGCCAGCATGCGCCTGCCGATCGGCGCACCGCGCAATTGCAAGGCGAGTATGCCGCGGTGGCCAGTGGGCCGGAGCTGGCGCAGCTGTTGATGGTACTGGATGCGTTTCCGCGCTTTCTCAGGGCCGCCCAGCACCAAGGACTGTTGGGTGGCTTGCGCCAGTGCATCGAAAAGCGCCTGGCCAGGCAGTGGCGGATCTTGGGCGACGCGCTGCAGGACCCGGCCCATGATCGCCATCGCTTGCGGCTGCTGATCAAGCGCGTGCGTTATGGCGCAGATGCCTATCCCGACTTGGCGCGCTTGCCTGCCAAGGCCGTCAAGCGGCTGAAGGAGGCCCAGGCAGTGCTGGGGGACTGGCACGATTGCTGGCAATGGCTAGCTCAGGCCGAGCATGAGTTGGATCTCTTGCCCTGCATGGCCGTATGGCGGCGCACCATGCTCAAGGCCGAGGCCCGCTCCGATCAGGTACTGGACAAGCTATGCGCTGATTGCTTCCAGGGGTGA
- a CDS encoding patatin-like phospholipase family protein, translating into MNKRVALVLGSGGARGYAHIGVIEEIEKRGYEIACIAGCSMGAVVGGIYSAGKLAQYREWIESLDYLDVLRLVDVSFRLGAIRGEKVFGQIRKIVGDVNIEDLRIPYTAVATDLTNQQEIWFQEGCLHQAMRASAAIPSLFTPVMQGNRMLVDGGLLNPLPIVPVVSSHCDLIIAVNLNSTNQRHYQLPVIQRPPAFKSRFDSLINSLGSRLPFRRKQAEQLLLLEQEAFRSDAAQINPWVEGAEPESQQPAAAPETDGAPRSASGSFIVDNVGPASLLDLVNQSFEVMQTSLAQYKIAGYPPDILINVPKRVCRFFEFYKAPELIALGREIASDTLDRYEQEQL; encoded by the coding sequence ATGAACAAACGTGTCGCACTGGTCCTCGGCTCGGGAGGTGCCCGCGGGTACGCCCATATCGGGGTGATCGAGGAAATCGAGAAGCGCGGTTATGAAATTGCCTGTATCGCTGGCTGCTCCATGGGCGCCGTGGTAGGCGGTATCTACTCGGCCGGCAAGCTCGCGCAGTACCGCGAGTGGATCGAAAGCCTGGATTACCTCGACGTACTGCGCCTGGTGGATGTGAGCTTTCGCCTGGGAGCCATTCGCGGCGAAAAAGTCTTCGGGCAGATTCGCAAGATCGTCGGTGACGTGAACATCGAAGACTTGCGCATTCCCTACACCGCGGTTGCCACCGACCTGACCAACCAGCAGGAAATCTGGTTCCAGGAAGGCTGCCTGCATCAAGCCATGCGCGCCTCGGCGGCCATTCCCAGCCTGTTCACCCCGGTGATGCAGGGCAATCGCATGCTGGTGGACGGCGGCCTGCTCAACCCGCTGCCGATCGTTCCGGTGGTGTCCAGCCACTGCGACCTGATCATCGCGGTCAATCTCAACTCCACCAACCAGCGGCACTATCAGTTGCCGGTGATCCAGCGCCCCCCAGCCTTCAAGAGCCGCTTCGACAGCCTGATCAACTCGTTGGGCTCGCGCCTGCCATTCCGACGCAAGCAGGCCGAGCAACTGTTGTTGCTGGAGCAAGAGGCATTTAGAAGCGATGCGGCGCAGATCAATCCCTGGGTCGAAGGCGCCGAACCTGAGTCCCAACAGCCCGCCGCGGCCCCGGAAACCGACGGTGCCCCCAGGTCGGCCAGCGGCTCGTTCATCGTCGATAACGTCGGCCCCGCCTCGCTGCTGGACCTGGTCAACCAGAGCTTCGAAGTCATGCAGACGTCCCTGGCCCAGTACAAGATCGCCGGCTACCCGCCGGATATCCTGATCAACGTACCCAAGCGGGTGTGTCGTTTCTTCGAATTCTACAAGGCGCCGGAGCTGATCGCCCTGGGTCGGGAAATCGCCAGCGACACCCTCGACCGCTACGAACAGGAGCAGCTCTAG
- a CDS encoding response regulator, with the protein MSQTATILVIDDEPQIRKFLRISLASQGYKVIEAGTGTEGLAQAALNKPDLLVLDLGLPDMDGQQVLREFREWSAVPVLVLSVRASELQKVEALDGGANDYVTKPFGIQEFLARIRALLRQAPSGEVQEAALQVGPLTVDLAYRRVLLEDVEVALTRKEYAVLAQLARHPGRVITQQQLLKDIWGPTHTEDSHYLRIVVGHLRQKLADDPTRPRFIVTEAGVGYRLLTGEA; encoded by the coding sequence ATGAGCCAGACCGCGACCATCCTGGTCATCGACGACGAGCCGCAGATCCGCAAATTCCTGCGCATCAGCCTGGCGTCCCAAGGATACAAAGTGATTGAAGCCGGCACCGGTACCGAGGGCCTGGCCCAGGCGGCGTTGAACAAGCCGGACCTGCTGGTGCTCGACCTGGGGTTGCCGGACATGGATGGCCAGCAGGTGCTGCGCGAATTTCGCGAGTGGTCGGCGGTACCAGTGCTGGTGCTCTCGGTGCGGGCCAGCGAGTTGCAGAAGGTCGAAGCCCTGGACGGCGGGGCCAACGACTATGTCACCAAGCCGTTCGGTATCCAGGAGTTCCTGGCTCGCATACGCGCCCTGTTGCGCCAGGCACCGTCGGGAGAAGTCCAGGAAGCGGCGTTGCAGGTGGGGCCCTTGACGGTCGACCTGGCGTACCGCCGGGTCTTGCTCGAGGACGTGGAAGTGGCCCTGACACGCAAGGAATATGCGGTATTGGCCCAGCTGGCCCGCCACCCGGGGCGGGTGATCACCCAGCAGCAACTGCTCAAGGACATCTGGGGGCCGACCCATACCGAGGACAGTCATTACCTGCGGATCGTGGTCGGGCACCTGCGCCAGAAGCTGGCAGACGATCCGACCCGGCCGCGTTTTATCGTCACCGAGGCCGGGGTCGGTTATCGCTTGTTGACGGGCGAAGCTTGA
- a CDS encoding sensor histidine kinase, whose translation MSNSGRADALLAELPRDGRGRLKVFLGAAPGVGKTYAMLQAAHTQMRQGVKVLAGVVETHGRAETEALLGGLPQQPLLRSEYRGVLLEEMDLDGLLNARPKLALVDELAHSNAPGSRHAKRWQDIQELLAAGIDVFTTVNVQHLESLNDQVRGITGVQVRETLPDWVLQEAYELQLVDLPPRELLERLRDGKVYVPEQARAAIDAFFSQTNLTALRELAMQTAAAQVDNDLAQGYRRLGQAAPAVRGRLLVGVDGDLQAERLVRHASRVAQRRHLPWSLVHVDNGRLGDEQSRLRLQAAQQLAERLGGEVVLLRAGEVAKTLIQHANERRASLLLVGQSSRRWRRRWFGGGLAARLLRNADGLEINVLDSEPLPSQPRLRVKHPLVWFDYALALLATLLASALAWGVAGILALPNISLVFLAAVLLVAVRSSLGPALACAALSFLSYDFLFIPPNFSLSIQREEDVLTLLFFLLMAALTGNLAARQRRQLQALRDTQEETGELLDLSRKLTAATDRQAVISAAIQHLNGREELRICLFNRDEQGAWKVESGGTQQLSEAERAAADWAWQHDQPAGLGTGTLPFGRWWWWPLSVDDGPLGLLGVCPREGAVFSDQRRRLLTALSQPLAQALARARLAEDLEAARLHGETEQLRSALLASVSHDLRTPLTSMRGSIDSLLALGEAIPLEDRRELLEGTRDEAERLDRYIQNLLDMTRLGHGALKLARDWVTPADIVGSALNRLRVVLAPLQVSTQLPQDLPLLYVHAALIEQALVNVLENAARFSPVHGRLHLAVRADEQALSFAVSDEGPGIPEEERAKIFDMFYTAARGDRGGQGTGLGLAICKGMVGAHGGHISVADGIDGKGTCITLYLPLQAQPELEGEL comes from the coding sequence GGTGCTGCTGGAGGAGATGGACCTGGATGGCTTGCTCAATGCCCGGCCCAAGCTGGCGCTGGTGGACGAGTTGGCCCACAGCAACGCCCCGGGCAGCCGCCATGCCAAGCGCTGGCAGGACATCCAGGAGCTGCTGGCGGCGGGCATCGACGTGTTCACCACGGTCAACGTCCAGCACCTGGAGAGCCTCAATGACCAGGTGCGCGGCATCACCGGGGTCCAGGTCCGCGAGACCTTGCCCGACTGGGTGCTGCAGGAGGCCTATGAATTGCAACTGGTGGACCTGCCGCCCCGGGAGCTGCTGGAGCGCCTGCGCGATGGCAAGGTCTATGTGCCTGAGCAGGCCCGGGCGGCCATCGATGCCTTCTTCAGCCAGACCAACCTCACGGCCCTGCGCGAGTTGGCGATGCAGACCGCGGCGGCCCAGGTGGACAACGACCTGGCCCAGGGTTATCGCCGCCTCGGGCAAGCGGCACCGGCGGTGCGCGGGCGGCTGTTGGTGGGCGTCGACGGTGATCTCCAGGCCGAACGCCTGGTGCGCCATGCCAGCCGGGTCGCACAGCGTCGGCATTTGCCCTGGAGCCTGGTGCATGTGGATAACGGCCGTCTTGGCGACGAACAGTCGCGCTTGCGTCTGCAGGCGGCCCAGCAACTGGCCGAGCGCCTGGGCGGGGAGGTGGTCCTGCTGCGGGCGGGCGAGGTGGCCAAGACCCTGATCCAGCACGCTAACGAGCGGCGGGCCAGCCTGTTGCTGGTGGGGCAGTCGAGCCGTCGCTGGCGCCGGCGCTGGTTCGGCGGCGGGCTGGCGGCACGTTTGCTGCGCAACGCCGATGGCCTGGAAATCAATGTCCTGGACAGCGAGCCATTGCCTAGCCAGCCGAGGTTGCGAGTCAAGCATCCGCTGGTGTGGTTCGACTATGCCCTGGCGCTGTTGGCGACTTTGTTGGCCAGTGCCCTGGCCTGGGGCGTGGCTGGAATCCTGGCGCTGCCGAACATCTCCCTGGTATTTCTCGCCGCAGTGCTGCTGGTGGCGGTGCGCAGCAGCCTGGGGCCGGCCCTGGCCTGCGCCGCGCTGTCGTTCCTGAGTTACGACTTCCTGTTCATCCCGCCGAACTTCTCCCTTTCCATCCAGCGCGAAGAAGACGTGCTGACCCTGCTGTTCTTCCTGCTGATGGCTGCGCTCACCGGTAACCTTGCGGCCCGCCAGCGCCGGCAATTGCAGGCACTGCGCGATACCCAGGAGGAAACCGGCGAGCTGCTGGACCTGTCGCGCAAACTCACGGCTGCCACCGATCGGCAGGCGGTGATCAGCGCTGCGATCCAGCACCTGAACGGGCGCGAGGAGTTGCGTATCTGTTTGTTCAACCGCGATGAGCAAGGTGCGTGGAAGGTCGAGAGTGGTGGCACCCAGCAACTCTCCGAAGCCGAGCGAGCCGCGGCCGATTGGGCCTGGCAGCACGATCAACCTGCGGGGTTGGGCACTGGGACCTTGCCTTTTGGCCGTTGGTGGTGGTGGCCGCTGTCAGTGGATGACGGCCCCTTGGGCCTATTGGGTGTGTGTCCCAGGGAGGGCGCGGTCTTCAGTGATCAACGCCGGCGCTTGCTTACCGCGCTCAGCCAGCCGTTGGCCCAGGCCCTGGCCCGGGCGCGCCTGGCCGAGGACCTGGAGGCGGCGCGCTTGCACGGCGAAACCGAGCAACTGCGCAGCGCCTTGCTGGCCTCTGTGTCCCACGACTTGCGCACTCCGCTGACGTCGATGCGCGGCAGCATCGATAGCCTGTTGGCCTTGGGCGAGGCGATTCCCCTCGAGGATCGCAGGGAACTGCTGGAGGGCACCCGGGATGAAGCCGAGCGCCTGGATCGATATATCCAGAACCTGCTGGACATGACCCGGCTTGGCCATGGCGCCTTGAAGCTGGCCCGCGACTGGGTCACCCCGGCGGATATCGTCGGCAGCGCGCTCAATCGCCTGCGGGTGGTGCTGGCGCCGTTGCAGGTCAGCACGCAGTTGCCCCAGGATCTTCCGCTGCTGTATGTACACGCGGCGCTGATCGAACAGGCCCTGGTCAATGTGCTGGAGAATGCGGCGCGTTTTTCCCCGGTCCATGGCCGCCTGCACCTGGCGGTTCGCGCCGACGAGCAGGCGCTGAGTTTCGCTGTGAGCGACGAGGGGCCGGGTATTCCGGAGGAGGAGCGGGCGAAGATCTTCGACATGTTCTACACCGCCGCCAGGGGCGATCGGGGCGGCCAGGGTACGGGCCTGGGGCTGGCGATCTGCAAGGGCATGGTGGGTGCCCATGGCGGGCACATCAGTGTCGCCGATGGCATCGATGGGAAGGGTACCTGTATCACCCTGTACCTGCCCTTGCAGGCCCAGCCGGAACTCGAGGGTGAGCTGTGA